One stretch of Gopherus flavomarginatus isolate rGopFla2 chromosome 2, rGopFla2.mat.asm, whole genome shotgun sequence DNA includes these proteins:
- the LOC127044380 gene encoding cullin-2-like isoform X4 has translation MSLKPRVVDFDETWNKLLTTIKAVVMLDYVERATWNDRFSDIYALCVAYPEPLGERLYTETKFFLENHVRHLHKRVLESEEQVLVMYHRYWEEYSKGADYMDCLYSTSE, from the exons ATGTCCCTGAAACCACGAGTAGTTGATTTTGATGAAACATGGAACAAACTTCTTACAACAATTAAAGCTGTTGTAATGTTGGATTATGTTGAAAGAGCGACATGGAATGACCGCTTCTC GGACATTTATGCTTTATGTGTGGCCTATCCAGAACCTCTTGGAGAGAGACTTTATACTGAGACcaaattttttttggaaaatcaTGTACGCCATTTGCACAAG CGTGTTCTGGAATCTGAGGAACAAGTACTGGTTATGTATCATAGATACTGGGAAGAATACAGTAAAGGGGCAGACTACATGGACTGTTTATACAG CACGAGTGAATGA
- the LOC127044380 gene encoding cullin-2-like isoform X5 → MSLKPRVVDFDETWNKLLTTIKAVVMLDYVERATWNDRFSDIYALCVAYPEPLGERLYTETKFFLENHVRHLHKRVLESEEQVLVMYHRYWEEYSKGADYMDCLYSRK, encoded by the exons ATGTCCCTGAAACCACGAGTAGTTGATTTTGATGAAACATGGAACAAACTTCTTACAACAATTAAAGCTGTTGTAATGTTGGATTATGTTGAAAGAGCGACATGGAATGACCGCTTCTC GGACATTTATGCTTTATGTGTGGCCTATCCAGAACCTCTTGGAGAGAGACTTTATACTGAGACcaaattttttttggaaaatcaTGTACGCCATTTGCACAAG CGTGTTCTGGAATCTGAGGAACAAGTACTGGTTATGTATCATAGATACTGGGAAGAATACAGTAAAGGGGCAGACTACATGGACTGTTTATACAG
- the LOC127044380 gene encoding cullin-2-like isoform X2: MSLKPRVVDFDETWNKLLTTIKAVVMLDYVERATWNDRFSDIYALCVAYPEPLGERLYTETKFFLENHVRHLHKRVLESEEQVLVMYHRYWEEYSKGADYMDCLYSCFLSMQSSTSE, translated from the exons ATGTCCCTGAAACCACGAGTAGTTGATTTTGATGAAACATGGAACAAACTTCTTACAACAATTAAAGCTGTTGTAATGTTGGATTATGTTGAAAGAGCGACATGGAATGACCGCTTCTC GGACATTTATGCTTTATGTGTGGCCTATCCAGAACCTCTTGGAGAGAGACTTTATACTGAGACcaaattttttttggaaaatcaTGTACGCCATTTGCACAAG CGTGTTCTGGAATCTGAGGAACAAGTACTGGTTATGTATCATAGATACTGGGAAGAATACAGTAAAGGGGCAGACTACATGGACTGTTTATACAG CTGTTTTCTTTCCATGCAAAGCAGCACGAGTGAATGA
- the LOC127044380 gene encoding cullin-2-like isoform X1: protein MSLKPRVVDFDETWNKLLTTIKAVVMLDYVERATWNDRFSDIYALCVAYPEPLGERLYTETKFFLENHVRHLHKRVLESEEQVLVMYHRYWEEYSKGADYMDCLYRVVSTYPMGQDIILPVLCPESHASSEERCCHMLDVRWTLAFYLEWTKLFRKSSQLFITSVKCMKDLLFSTQWLSNWITVCFRTCYYLAGVPPPLI, encoded by the exons ATGTCCCTGAAACCACGAGTAGTTGATTTTGATGAAACATGGAACAAACTTCTTACAACAATTAAAGCTGTTGTAATGTTGGATTATGTTGAAAGAGCGACATGGAATGACCGCTTCTC GGACATTTATGCTTTATGTGTGGCCTATCCAGAACCTCTTGGAGAGAGACTTTATACTGAGACcaaattttttttggaaaatcaTGTACGCCATTTGCACAAG CGTGTTCTGGAATCTGAGGAACAAGTACTGGTTATGTATCATAGATACTGGGAAGAATACAGTAAAGGGGCAGACTACATGGACTGTTTATACAG GGTGGTCTCCACCTACCCCATGGGTCAGGACATCATCCTGCCGGTGCTCTGTCCCGAGTCCCATGCGTCCAGTGAGGAGCGCTGCTGCCACATGCTGGATGTGAGATGGACTCTGGCTTTTTACCTGGAGTGGACAAAGCTGTTCAGGAAGTCCTCGCAGCTGTTTATCACCTCAGTCAAATGCATGAAAGATCTGCTGTTCTCCACTCAGtggctctccaactggatcaccgTGTGTTTTCGTACCTGTTACTATCTGGCGGGAGTTCCCCCGCCGCTGATTTGA
- the LOC127044380 gene encoding cullin-2-like isoform X3 translates to MSLKPRVVDFDETWNKLLTTIKAVVMLDYVERATWNDRFSDIYALCVAYPEPLGERLYTETKFFLENHVRHLHKRVLESEEQVLVMYHRYWEEYSKGADYMDCLYSTNGRYTER, encoded by the exons ATGTCCCTGAAACCACGAGTAGTTGATTTTGATGAAACATGGAACAAACTTCTTACAACAATTAAAGCTGTTGTAATGTTGGATTATGTTGAAAGAGCGACATGGAATGACCGCTTCTC GGACATTTATGCTTTATGTGTGGCCTATCCAGAACCTCTTGGAGAGAGACTTTATACTGAGACcaaattttttttggaaaatcaTGTACGCCATTTGCACAAG CGTGTTCTGGAATCTGAGGAACAAGTACTGGTTATGTATCATAGATACTGGGAAGAATACAGTAAAGGGGCAGACTACATGGACTGTTTATACAG CACGAATGGTCGCTACACGGAGAGGTGA